Genomic DNA from Bacteroidales bacterium:
AACTCTTCGAGATGATGCGAAAGCATCGTTTTATTACCCGAAACAACGCTCTTCCCTTGAAGTAATGCTGCTTTTACTATACGATAAGCATCATCAGCATTATCGATTAACTCAACAACCAGATTAATTTCTGAATCATCAAGAATATCATCAGGATTGGTGGAAAAAAACTTACTATTCAGGGAACGCTCTTTAAAGGCATTTTTAATGCAAACCTTTTTTATTCGAGCCTTTGTAGTAGGCGAATTCTGTAGCACATGATATAAACCTGAACCTACTGTTCCAAACCCAAAAAGACCTATTACCTGAGTGGTTTCGCTGTATGATGATTTTATTTTTTCTACTTTATTATCAATTATTTCTATTGTTTCCATTTTACTCTAGATTTAAAAACTTCTTAATAATGCTTGTAAGCTGCTCGTGTTCAATTAAAAATCCATCGTGACAAAAACTTGAATGGATTTCAGCATAAGTTGCATTTGGAATCATTGCAGCCAGATGTTTTTGCTCTTCAATAGGAAATAGAATATCGGAATCGATACCAACAACAAGGGTTTTTGCGTTAATTTGGCTAAGCGCTTTTTCCACGCCCCCTCTATTTCTACCCATATTATGAGAATCAAGAGCCTTAGTCATAGTATAATATGAATAGGCATCAAACCGTTTTATCAGTTTTTCACCCTGATAGGTTTGATAGGTATCTGCCCTAAAACCATCCAAAAGATCAGTTGATTCATCCTGCTGTGTTAAATTATAGCTGCTTCTACCACGATAACTAAGTAGCGCAATACTGCGCGCTGCTTTCAGACCCTCTTTACCTCCGTCAATCTCCTGATCTCTAAAAGTTGAATCCGCTAGTAGTGATAATCTCTGTGATTGACTAATAGCAATCACCCAAGGGGAAGTTTTGGCAGAACAAACTATTGGCATAAGATTCTCGGCCGTTCCGGGATACATGTATTCCCATTCTAAAAGTTGAAAGCCACCAATTGAACCACCTATCAAAACCCAAATTTTTTTAATTCCAAGTTGCTCTTTCACCTTTTGGTGAACTTCTGCCATATCCCTGATTGAAATTAATGGGAATGTTAGCAGGTAAGGTTTTTCAGTATCAGGGTTAATAGACATTGCGCCAGTAGTGCCATAGCATGAGCCAAGAACATTAACACAAACAATTGGCGTTTTATTGGGATCAAACAACCATCCCTCGCCAACTAAACCTGGCCACCAATCAACAGGGTTGCTATTTGCAGTAAAAGCATGGCAAACCCAAACAATTTTATCAAAATTCCTCTCGATATCTCCAATTACATGATACCGAACATTAACATCCTTAAGGGTTTCACCACATTCAAGTTGTAGGCTATCTATTCTGAGATTGGATTCTATTATCTTCATAAAAATTAATAATGTTTATCAAAAGTTAAGTACTTCGAGTTTTGAGTGCCTAAAATGCCTAAAGTTTAAAGGTTGAAGCAAATATGAATTCCTCGTTTTCTAAATACTTTAGGCACTTGAAGTACTCTAGGCACTTATTTCTCCTAAAGCCTCCTCAAAATCAGCAATAATATCATTGATATGTTCAATTCCTACTGAAATTCTTAAAAGTGTAGGTTGAACTCCCGCGGCTAATTGCTCCTCATCGGTTAACTGCTGATGAGTAGTCGCAGATGGCTGAATTATCAATGTTTTAGCATCGCCAACATTAGCCAAATGGCTAACTAATTTAAGATTATCAACAACTTTAGTTGCATTCTCTTTAGAACCCTTAACTATTATTGAAAGCATTCCTCCAAAACCATTTTTCAAATATTTTTTAGCAAGATGATAGTAAAGACTACTTGGTAATCCAGGGTAATTAACCTTTTCAATTTTAGGATGATTCTCAAACCAAGTTGCTAATGCTAAAGCATTCTCGCAATGACGCTGAACCCTTAATGAAAGAGTCTCCAGTCCTAGTATGAACTGAAAGGAGTTGAATGGGCTAATTGCTGGACCAAAATCCCTCAACCCTTCTACCCTTGCCCTTGTGATAAATGCAATATTCCCAAACGGACTATTTGCTCCAAAAGTATCCCAAAAAACGAGTCCATGATAACCTTCGGATGGTTCAGTGAATTGAGGAAATTTTCCGTTCCCCCAGTTAAAATTACCACCATCAACAATAACACCGCCAATGCTTGTACCATGTCCACCAATCCATTTTGTAGCCGATTCTACAACAATATTAGCCCCATGCTCAAGTGGTCTGAAGAGATACCCTCCACCAGCAAATGTATTATCAACAATTAAAGGAATATCGTACTTCCGAGCAAGGTTGGCAAATTGTTCAAAATCGGGTATGCTAAAACCCGGATTTCCGATAGTTTCTAGGTATATCGCTTTTGTTCTGCTATCAATTAGCCTTTCATACTCATCTACACTTTCAGATTTTGCAAAACGTACCTCAACTCCAAGGCGTTTAAATGATACCTTAAACTGATTGTATGATCCTCCATATAAATGGGATGTGGAGACAAAATTATCGCCAAACTGTAGGATGTTATTCAGTGCAATAAACTGAGCTGCATGACCCGATGATACCGCTAAAGCAGCAACGCCACCTTCGAGTGCTGCTATACGTTTTTCGAAAACATCGGTGGTGGGATTCATCAAACGTGTATAGATATTCCCAAATTCCTTTAATGCAAATAGGTTTGCTCCATGTTCTGAACTCTTGAATAGGTAGGATGTTGTTTGGTAAAGAGGTACCGCTCGTGATAGGGTTATTGGATCAACTACTTGCCCTGCATGTACCTGTAATGTTTCAAAACTATAGTTAGTATTCATTTTTGTCAAATTTAAAATTTCTGTTTTTTATTCTTGCCTTTAGAAAACTAGTTGGGAAATACACAACCAGCATTTTGCATTGATACCAATGCGTATACCATGCCCCTTGGGCAAAATGTATTAGATTATTTACTACCGCATTCGACCGAAGCGGCGCATTCGAATGGCAAGATTCTCTTTGATTAAAGAGGAAGTAATAAAAAACGTTTGACAGTTGATTAATACCAACCCAAAACTGAAAATCGTAAAATTTGATTTCATTGTATAAGTTTTAGATTTATAATTCCCCTTTCGGGGTCAGGTTTTAGCACCTTGCTTTGGTGGGCAGGTTGCTAGAGGTTCTTCGAGCCTGTTCTCTCCGCTCTTCTCTATAATTCTAACCCTTCTTTTTACAGAATGGTCGAAATAAGCGTTACAAATATAACCATTTTTTATAAATTCATACATTTGCCAAATATTTTTTTCCTACTTTATGAATTTTAAGGCAGTAATATTCGATATGGATGGGGTGCTAATTGATAGCGAACCATTACATATTAGTGTAGAATCTAATATGCTAAAAGAGTTAGGTGTTCCTTTGAAACAAGAAATGTATGCAAGATTTGCAGGAACAACCAGCTTAAGTATGTGGAATGCTATAGTTAAAGAGTTTAAGTTGGATAAAAGTCCCGAAGAAATATCTGCGGAAAGTAATCGTCGATTTATTTCCGAACTTTTAAATTCCGATAAAGTTCAGCTCTTTGATGGTGTTAAAGATGTATTATCAAATCTAAAGAAAAAAGCGATACCCGTTGCCTTAGCATCTTCATCGAATAAAGATATTGTGAATGCCGCATTGGGCAAATTTGAACTGAATCAATACTTTAATGCAATAGTTACAGGAAGTGATGTTCAACACTCAAAACCGCACCCTGAAATATTCCTCACCGCTTCACGAAAACTTAAAATTCCTCCCTCTTATTGTGTTGTGATTGAAGATTCTCCAAATGGTGTTAATGCAGCACTCACAGCCGGAATGGGTTGTATTGGATTCGCATCGAATAAAAACCATCACGACATAAGTCATGCAACATGGATAATTAAATCGTTTGGGGAGTTTAATTACGGGTTAGTGTGAACCCCCTGCCCCCTGAAGGGGGTTAAGAAAAAAGAGTATTTCACTAAAAATTGAATATGCCACAACTTACCGATACAGTTCAACGTTCGATGTTTTATGGGGCTAAACCAGAAGTATTTAGAAAAGCAAAGGTTTTACGTGCTAATATGACCCCATCCGAAATAAAATTAAATGAGAAATTGAGAAATAATCAAATCTTAGGATTAAGGTTTAAAGCACAACATCCAATTAATCAGTTTATCGTTGATTTTTATTGTCATCCTCTAAGGCTAGTAATTGAGGTTGATGGCGAAATCCATGATCTAAAAAGCGCAAAGGAGTATGATGAGAATAGAACTTTAGAATTGGAAAAACTTGGTTTAAAAATAATTCGCTTCACCAATAAAGATGTAACAGAAAACATTGATACAGTAATAGATAAAATAACACATATCTGTAGAACAATAATAAAAAGAGAATATTAGTTTTACTTTGACAAATTAGAAAATCACACGAAAAATCAACCTAATTTACCCCTATCCCTAAAGGGTGTAGGTTGATTTTTCTGCTTTCTTCCTAATGGGAAAGGGTAAAAAGTGCAACGAAC
This window encodes:
- a CDS encoding O-acetylhomoserine aminocarboxypropyltransferase/cysteine synthase, which produces MNTNYSFETLQVHAGQVVDPITLSRAVPLYQTTSYLFKSSEHGANLFALKEFGNIYTRLMNPTTDVFEKRIAALEGGVAALAVSSGHAAQFIALNNILQFGDNFVSTSHLYGGSYNQFKVSFKRLGVEVRFAKSESVDEYERLIDSRTKAIYLETIGNPGFSIPDFEQFANLARKYDIPLIVDNTFAGGGYLFRPLEHGANIVVESATKWIGGHGTSIGGVIVDGGNFNWGNGKFPQFTEPSEGYHGLVFWDTFGANSPFGNIAFITRARVEGLRDFGPAISPFNSFQFILGLETLSLRVQRHCENALALATWFENHPKIEKVNYPGLPSSLYYHLAKKYLKNGFGGMLSIIVKGSKENATKVVDNLKLVSHLANVGDAKTLIIQPSATTHQQLTDEEQLAAGVQPTLLRISVGIEHINDIIADFEEALGEISA
- a CDS encoding endonuclease domain-containing protein encodes the protein MPQLTDTVQRSMFYGAKPEVFRKAKVLRANMTPSEIKLNEKLRNNQILGLRFKAQHPINQFIVDFYCHPLRLVIEVDGEIHDLKSAKEYDENRTLELEKLGLKIIRFTNKDVTENIDTVIDKITHICRTIIKREY
- a CDS encoding HAD family phosphatase, with amino-acid sequence MNFKAVIFDMDGVLIDSEPLHISVESNMLKELGVPLKQEMYARFAGTTSLSMWNAIVKEFKLDKSPEEISAESNRRFISELLNSDKVQLFDGVKDVLSNLKKKAIPVALASSSNKDIVNAALGKFELNQYFNAIVTGSDVQHSKPHPEIFLTASRKLKIPPSYCVVIEDSPNGVNAALTAGMGCIGFASNKNHHDISHATWIIKSFGEFNYGLV
- the metX gene encoding homoserine O-acetyltransferase, encoding MKIIESNLRIDSLQLECGETLKDVNVRYHVIGDIERNFDKIVWVCHAFTANSNPVDWWPGLVGEGWLFDPNKTPIVCVNVLGSCYGTTGAMSINPDTEKPYLLTFPLISIRDMAEVHQKVKEQLGIKKIWVLIGGSIGGFQLLEWEYMYPGTAENLMPIVCSAKTSPWVIAISQSQRLSLLADSTFRDQEIDGGKEGLKAARSIALLSYRGRSSYNLTQQDESTDLLDGFRADTYQTYQGEKLIKRFDAYSYYTMTKALDSHNMGRNRGGVEKALSQINAKTLVVGIDSDILFPIEEQKHLAAMIPNATYAEIHSSFCHDGFLIEHEQLTSIIKKFLNLE